The Gasterosteus aculeatus chromosome 18, fGasAcu3.hap1.1, whole genome shotgun sequence genome segment AGGCGTAGATGATCGGATTGACGGTGGAGTTGAGCAGACACAGCATGCTGCAGAAAGCAAACACCGTCTTGCTGTCGTTGTCCATCCTCCAGAAGAGGTCGTAGACCATGATGGCCAGCACTGGGCCCCAGCAGATGATCAGCACCGCCAGGATGAGCACCAGGGTCTTGGCCAGACGGATGTCCATGCGCGTCTGCTCAGGGCGTGTGGTCTGCACTTTAGTCCCGTCTGCCGAGTAAACGACGAGGCTCTTCTGGGAGGTGCGGCTGAGCATGCGCACAGCGTGATGGTGTGCCTTCCACAGGATGTATATGTAAGCGTAGATGATGAAAAGGACCAGGACGCTGGTCACGCCGATCCAGAACAACAGGTAATTCTCATCTATTAAAGGGAATATGTCTGAGCAAACGGAATTGAGACGTTTACAGTTCCAGCCCAGCAAAGGTAGCACTGCGATGACGATGGAGATGGTCCACATCACACAAAAGGCAATGACAGCCTTGGTCCGTGTCACGATGCGCCTGTAGGAGAGGGGCCGGTGTATGGAGATGTAGCGGTCAATGGCGGTGAGAAAAAGGCTCCCCACGGACGCGGTGAACGACGCCGTGACTCCGCCCAGCTTGAAGAGGAAAACATTGGGGCTGTCCTTCCTGTGAAAAACATGGAAGTCCAGAAAGCTGTAGACAAATATGACACTGCCAAGCAAGTCAGCCACAGCCAGGCTGCCTATGAAGTGGTAGGACGGTCGGCAGCGGAGGGTCCGGGACCGGAAGATGACGCCGAGCACCACCAGGTTCTCCAGCACGGTGAAGGTACCCAGAGTCAGAGACATCACAGCAACCGCCAGCTGCTGGCTGGGGGTCAGGATCATGAAACACTCCATGTCCATGAAGTTCTCCCCGCACTGTAAGGTGTTAGTGTCATCTTTGAAGGTGCTCCTGTTCCCAAACAGGTCTGTGCCGTTGGTGGGGTAGAAGGGGATGCCCTTGAGGATGAGCTCCTCGTCCGCAGGTAGTTTGTTGGGAAAGGAGTTGCTGCGGAATGCGGACAAGGgcttctgcagagagaaacccGCCTTGAAGTCTACATCGTTGAGGGGGTCCTCGTAGTTGGCGTCGTTGGAGCCCAGAAACTGTAAACCAGATGTAATAGTCCGGAACGTGGTGTCCGCCACGCCATCCAGCACGGACTTCATGGCTGCGTCTGAGGAAAATACTGCGGTCTAAGACGCCGGGACAACCTACAACATGTTTGGGAAACAGAGATGTAAATTATGACAGGGAATTAAATTTGCAGCAGTGCGCACCtttgatattaaaatatttggaaTGTATGATATACTTTTATACGACTACAGaagtttgtttttaatcattataAATAATTCCCACATTAGACAAAAACTACCTGTTCTCTGTGTGCTGATGTTTTTATACATAAATCATTATGCGCCCTGTACCTTTTACAGTTATAAAttaattcagttttttcttttcaagacCAAAAATTaaggttgagaaaaaaaaaaattctctgaGGTGGAGAATCAGACAAAGCAATTGCAAgtccttgaaacctgactggaaAACGATTGGATAAAAATCTAATAATTTTCTTAAAATCATTTAAAGAGTTTTTGCATGCTCACATTTTGGCAGTGTTATCTACTATATGAGTAAACACGTCTTTAACGGCGGGATGATTTCTATCACATCTTTCAAggtcaacatttgaaaatgtatctTAATATAATCCCTTTAAAAAACCTAGTTATAAATGCATAGAATTATTGTCATTGTGTTAAATTAGTTCAGAAATAATAccaaaaaaaggattaaaaaacagtttataCTTAATATAAACAACACAAATCATATAGAGTATCATCAAACAGATTGAAAACAACATCAAGACCCGAAGCCAAACAATTTAAAgaggaaaagtgttttttacCTTACATAATTTTCCAAGTGCGCAGAATCGCCCTTAACCACCGCGCGTTAATCCAATCCAGGAACGCATCATCCGACCAACTCAGATCTTACATGAAAGTGGAGACCTCCACCGTGCATGAGTTTAAATTCAAAAGCATGATTATTACCATGATCATCAGtttattttcaaacaaacataaaagttaatcagatgtctgtgtgtgcgtcttggaGCGCGCTCTTGCTCCGTGGAAacaggctgcagctgctgctgctgccgctgcctccATCGTCTCTCCGGTCTTCTTCTCTCAGGCTTCCCACTTATGAAGAGTCGCTCCTACCAGCTCTGTGATCACGTGATCCACAGAGCTTTATCGGCCCAACCCATGAAGCAGTAAAGTGCGGCGCACATGGGaacaagaggagaggggggggatttGATTTGAATCACCAAAGCTCCTCCTAGACGGTGCGCCTCGAACAAAGAGCCGGCATCACCCCGGCACAAAGCACCAAAAACACGGCTTTGGAAATAGCTTTGAATAGACGTTTTTAGACGTCTTAGTTCATTATGGTGAACTCAATTTCTACATTttacagggggaaaaaatgcaTCGGTCCCGTTAGAAATGGGAAGGTAACTTTTTATTTAGGCGTTCGGTTCCCTTTGGGTGCATTTCGAAAAGCAGATGGAGGCTTCAGGCTTCATTGCTAGTCAGTGCATGTTCGTTTATTGTGTGAATAATTGACTAAAATTGAAAATGGCAAAGAACAGAGAGCAGACAGCATCATTTGGATGTTGGCTGCACTGAAATCATCCTCACATGTTTAGTCGCTGTTTGGTACCAATCAAGTTAATCTCCTTCCTGATATTTTCCCGATTCTTCTCAATTATTCGGAATATAGTCAGTGAGTCTATCTTTGTATTTGGATGAAAATGCCAAAGAaatatgcatgtgtgcatgtcatTTGCACGTGTTTTAATGAAATGCAGAGGAGCTGTGAAATGACAACATAAGGTGactcacacacattttgtgtttttcagttcATTATCTGCACTTTTGATCAGATTACACATTCAGATCCTCCTATAAATCACAATTACACAGATGTGGCCTTTGTTTGGCCTTTATCGAAACAGATTAAATTCACCAACAATTTCAATTATTTCAGTTCACAACATCCATGTAAACACTTaagcatgtgtatgtgtatgtttgatTTCCTCACACGATGGCGGATCAAAGGGCGCAGAGTGGCATCGTTGTCGTAGATAAAAACTGTTTGTGTTAATGTGACATTTCATGGCCACAGATTGAGAACCTGCCACCGTGTGCCAGGTCGGGACTGAAACGAGGCCGTGGCTCAAAcgtcaccaccatcatcatcaccggtGTAATTATTAATAGGGCTCAGCCGTGCTGCCTTGTGGATCTGAAATGAGCAACATGTTCACATGATGAGGAGACGTATGCAGTCAGGAAATGAGAGCAATGGCAACGGTTTCAGGTGCATAGTTCTGGGGATTAAGATCCCTCTTTCTTGGCTAAATTGTCTGCTGGCTAGTTGTCAGTGTAGGCGGCAAAGTTAGGTCAGTGAACGTTCTCCAAGCTGATCCTTTTAAAGGTAGAGAGAAAGAACACATTATTTACAGTCACGATCTGCTGGGCCATGCAGATAAACGCTGAGCTTCACATACTGAGTCAAACCGTAGAGCTCTTCTTAGCTGATAAATGATTATCTGTGACTTGCAGAAAGCATCAAAGGACGGCAGAATGAGAAACACTGGTTTACCTCCCTTTTCCGGGCTTCTCAGATTATAACGGGGCCTGAGGTaatgaaaggaaaatatcaCCCTCTTTTCACTAGAGCTCCCTTCTGCGATGCTTCAGAGCATTCTAGAAAAAACGTTTTGATCGTGTGTAATTTCCCTTTTCATCGTTTGTACCTTGAAGGTTTTATGCCAACTTCTGTGTCCTTGATTTCTGGAAATGTCGGCAGGAGGTTGATAAAGTTACTACATGGAATTAACTTCATAGTGATCCGAATTACAGTTCATCTGTGATTCGGATCACTGTTATTGAGGGTATCTTATATGAAAAAGCAGTCACCGATCACCAAATATCTTCCAGAGAAGCTGCTGTACGACTTTATTTGCCAATTCATCAGTGtatatgtgtgcatatatatgttTTGCTGAATAAGTGAAAATGTTGACCTATTGGGGACGCCAAAAGTAAAGTCAGGGATCACCGTAGTTATTAGCGATCCTCATTTGGGGAAATTCAAAAATCCAGCCTGCAGTTCAGTCTGGACCAAAACAGAGCAGCAATCAAAAGACCATCTCCAAGAAGGACTCAGAAATGGAAAATAGCAGCAGCAACTGTTCTGCATTTTAAATGGTAAATTTGCTTAAAGCATGATTTGGATTATTTGACAACGTTCTAAAATGTGCAGGCTTTTCTTTCATCCGCCTGTCGTTTCCAGTGTTCACACCAATTTAACTGA includes the following:
- the cnr1 gene encoding cannabinoid receptor 1 translates to MKSVLDGVADTTFRTITSGLQFLGSNDANYEDPLNDVDFKAGFSLQKPLSAFRSNSFPNKLPADEELILKGIPFYPTNGTDLFGNRSTFKDDTNTLQCGENFMDMECFMILTPSQQLAVAVMSLTLGTFTVLENLVVLGVIFRSRTLRCRPSYHFIGSLAVADLLGSVIFVYSFLDFHVFHRKDSPNVFLFKLGGVTASFTASVGSLFLTAIDRYISIHRPLSYRRIVTRTKAVIAFCVMWTISIVIAVLPLLGWNCKRLNSVCSDIFPLIDENYLLFWIGVTSVLVLFIIYAYIYILWKAHHHAVRMLSRTSQKSLVVYSADGTKVQTTRPEQTRMDIRLAKTLVLILAVLIICWGPVLAIMVYDLFWRMDNDSKTVFAFCSMLCLLNSTVNPIIYALRSKDMRHAFLSSCQACRGSAQQLDNSLESDCQNRHAHISANRAAESCVKTTVKIAKVTMSVSTETSAEAV